Genomic window (Nilaparvata lugens isolate BPH chromosome 7, ASM1435652v1, whole genome shotgun sequence):
ttagaaataaatatataatcatGTTGGAAACACTGGGATGTTGAAATCACTTATCACTTAGAAATATCACTacttaattattgtgaaaatctggtgtggcgcactcacacaactttccttgccgttatgaaaattcatcacctgacgctagtgttcccgcgcatctcaagtctactactattcaaagatcagagccagctggtgacaggacaataacgctggaaacacacgagttctgctatctcttcatagtgaatgatttaatagaatcaacagtttgcaattgaaataatcacattttctcgaatttcgtgcttattttcaaattttaggtTAAAACCTaaactgaacatcaattgtagagattttcattttcaatcttttccacttaaattttgtggtttaaattgtatctgaagcctgatatttgggaatctaaaatcaaactttgcattgatggggcggagctcctgaaatttttacagatatgggacttatgacagctgatagaacttatcaatgactaatttaggtatgaatttgatcaaaatcgttggagccgttttcgagaaaatcgcgaaaaaccctgtttttgacaacattttcgccgccatctttaattgaatttgatcgaaattgttcgtgtcggatccttatattgtaaggaccttaagttccaaattacaagtcattccgttaattgggagatgagatatcgtgtacacagacgcacatacactcatacacacacacacacacacacacacacacacacatatatatatacagaccaatacccagaaaccactttttgaactcaggggaacttgaaacgtatagaaatttacaaattggggtaccttaatttttttcggaaagcaaaactttccttacctatggtaatagggcaaggaaagtaaaaacaagaTATTGATGTTGTTTTGATGTGtagatgtttcaaaaccaatgatgtcatcttcagtgtttatgaagatgacaccattggtgttgaaacatgtatgtaattttacaataaataagtgatatttctgacaaaatcccagtgtttccattatggatagatatcacaacatcttaccaacaacagtatctgaagatatattattttatttttctctagAGCTGGTATGAGATCAACCGCATGTTCCTTCAAATGTAAGCTTCTTGTGTGAAACTCTACTTAAGGATCTGAGGCCCGATTTGACAAAAACTGAGATCTATGTATTGGCGGCAGTTTGGTATATTCAGATGATTCTAATATAGTTCTGTAATATGACTTTTTTTGTTCAATGAACGTACACAATCAACTGTCGGCAAACGTagcttattttattttgaatgaaaaagactgagaaattgtcaaaaaccactgatttattgataattagaaagaccggtttcggtcttgattgaccattgtcaatctttgataaactaaaactaaatacaagagcagcagaatttatactagcaggcgagtactgctattggtcaagggcatgaacgcctgccattggcccagctagacagtctcctcccacacaacggtgtgacaaaatggcggcttaagcaacagaatcgccatgataacaaaatttactttcagtacaaaataagaaaacaagtgtgaaagataataaaacaaatatgtaaatggaaaactaTTAACACTAATGTATGCTTTCTAATTCTTTCtaggtctttctaattatcaataaatcagtggtttttgacgatttctcagtctttttcattcaatatgaataattactacaatatcaacttctcaactacacaaaaagtttattttattctgaTGATATCGAGCCTTAGAGGGATAATTTGACCACTAGAATGGGAGTTATGAATGGTCGGTCCACCATCAATTTCTCAACTATCGTCAatggaaaaatatcatattcgtTGAAACTGCATGTCGTCTACTTGAAACATTTGTGTAAGATTGAGTACTTACGTTCTTTTTCTCAGGTGTTTGCATGAGACCAACTGCTTTTTCGATGAGAGTGGCCACAGTTGTGAGTTTGCTGTTTGGCTTTTTGATGTACACCTCATTCTCAGCTGTGCTTGTATCAAGACTGGCTGTTATAAGGGAAGACTCACCAATCTCGGATCTCGATGACCTACTCAGGACAAACAAATACTCTCTGTGTGTCCGGAAAAATTCCAACTCATATAGCCTATTCAAGGTAATACGTTTCGTTACCTTAGTACTTTTCAGCCTTattgatttaattattgaacTCAGTGAATTCGAATAATTTAGACATTTTCCCTTTCTATTACGCCTTTCACTGGAATATAAGATCAGGGAAAATTTACCTGAAGTTTCATCAGCTTGACTTGAAGAACTCTTGAAAACTATTCCGCTGAAGTCTCCACATACATGAGCAATCACGATAGTTTGATGTACCAGCTTCacggttatttttagaaatagtaGATTCGAGCTGCTCATGATGATCATCTAGCAGCCCATTTCTAGCAGCTCATACTTGGATCGAGTAGTTACGTTTTCAGTTGAAATTTGCAGTTCCACGCTAGTAAAATATTTAGTTACTATTGCCACTGTGTGGATAATTATCTGTTATTGGAATATCTCGTTTATGGAAGATTCCATTGTGCCAATGAAGAAGATTGGGAATAATTTTTCATGTCAAATTATATCACACGTCTAAATAAGAGTCATGACTTCTTTATTGCCATAAACATTCATCACGAATGCAGAGATCGTCAAACAGCAACAATAAcacaatttataattatcacATAAATACATAGCATATAATTCATAAATACATAgcatataacaaattaattgaCATTCAaatttggattgaattttaCTCTTTTGTAATTTCATGTTCCATGTAGAAGTTCTAATTTACTTATCCGCTTGATGTACTGTATCTTAAATACACAATCATGTACTATGGAGTTTATTCCAGTCATTATTTTATAGCCTATgagttttgaaatgaaaattgttgttgtGGTGAGGTGAACATAGCTCTGTATTGTACACTTGTACACgtctattaattataattagaaagaGAGGAAGTTCTCGGCTAACGCTTGTTTTGTATGTTTGAAATTGTAATCAAATCTAATTCtctggaaggcccatgtcaagaagaagagagaagagcttggaatcaaatataagaagctgtattggctgatcggaagaaactccgtcctttcaatccgaaacaaagtacttctgtacaaacagatattaaagccagtatggacgtatggtatacaactttgggggtgtaccaaagacagcaacatcaatgtcattcaacgttttcaaaacaaagtgctaaggaacattgtggatgctccttggtatgtcaggaacagcgatcttcatagagaccttcaCGTCGAtctggtgtccaccgagatccagaggcatgcggagaggcacgaggggcgactgcaccaacatgacaacgtcgaggcgatccagctgctagacaatggagggttggtgcggaggctcaaaaggaggaaaccgtttgaactagtgtagtgcttgttcaagtagtgtccagtgaaagagcagagcagtgattgagtgaatctagcttctatagtgcagtcaataagtgtacatattaattaaacaatagcagtaagagtttctaatgagaaattcactgttcaatttttcaagtagtaattaaggataaaaaaaaaattagctcattagtctttagactagatggctatagtattgaccaatagaaaaaaaatctaattCTGTTCTATTCACAAAAATCATCTTACAGCAGGAATCATCATACAGTAACGTAACGTAATGCAAACGTTAAATGACTCATTAAAtggatattttttttcattgccAATACTATAGCTATATAGTCTGGAGACTtttgagctaattttttctacccTAACACTTGAAAATGTTAACAGCGAATATCTCATTGGATATTCTTACtgatattgattgtttaattaatatgtacacttatgactgtactatagaagctagattcactcaatcactgctctgctctttcactggacactgaTTGAACAAGCATTACACTAGCTAATACGGTTTCCTAAAAtggatatgaatatgaattagACTCATTAGTCTAATATTAGAATTTCATTCACTATTCGAAAATCATCACACAGAACGTAATGTAACGTTAAGTAACTGGATGCAATTTTTTGACTCATTAAATGCTTATGAATTTGAGTTTGACTCAATAACGAGTATGCACAGGATCGTGATGGTAGATTGAAGCCGGAGTGGATTGGTGTGCTGAACGCAGCGCCATGTCACGTGGACGCGACCGAATCGTCGCAGGTGATCGACTCCCTCTGCAAAGACAACACTGTCATCATGGAGTCCAACAACATCATGAATCATCACCTGGCTTCCTTCACCAACTGCTCCATCATCGAGGTCAGCTCCAAGTACTCGGCGGCCAGCATCTCGATTCTCGTCAGGAAGGATCTGCCTTATGCTAAAATCATATCTAAATAGTAAGGTTAACTCTATTGTCAAACATTATctataatcattatttaacgaaaatccttaataaatgctgtatatcaccccgaagacctctgctactgcagacattgacaacagggttaacagctagatgggaattcgatgagaactactattcaaaaattagttgccagcccgggaatcgaacccggtacctcccaattgctagtcaggaatgcttacccttacaccaaactgacaatctctggatagcagcgctcattttatacaaagccatagcggccaaccagttacagattgaattaaattctctatttaattgcattctctatttaattccatctgaaaCATTATCTACTTCAATTTCACTTTCCGTTACGAGTGTATACAGAAACACTTGAAAAGTGTTTGAagtaattcattgataataatttcactTCAACAGACCCAAAACTCGACAAGTCACTTAAACCGCAGATAGACGATCctccaattttcatttttttccacaAAAAAGATATTTTCTGGTCTTCCTCTAGGTAAAGAGTATTTTTCAAGGATTTGAAATATCAGCCAAAAAgattaaatctatatatatagaattgaaatggcactcactcactgactgactgactgactcactcactcactcgcagaactaaaaaactaccggaccaaaaacgttcaaatttggtaggtatgttcagttggccctttagaggcgcactaagaaatcttttggcaatatttcaactctaagggtgattTTGATGGTTTAAAGTTCATCTTTTaccatgtatattcttcttattttcttaattatgattgaaaaatgtccataccataatgttaataaagaactaaaatatagagagagtacctcttcgaaacagttgttaactggtaactaaattaataattttgtcaggttggcattaagttgagttgactttgttaggttggcaccaagttgaagattgaaatgcatttatcgcggaaaaattgattgggcactgctacttcaatcagagctattcctgggaatattatattactagccgtcaggctcgcttcgctctccatattcgtttagccagacgttagTCTGGAACCCCGACttgatcgtcctaacatatgataaaaatgctcaaatgaaaaatgcaggcgagcgaagcgtcgGGGGCGgggggcggagcctcctggctagacggatatggcgagcgaagcgagcctgacggctagataTATATGAAGCTTGGATGCACAGCTTAACTGATAGTTTTCAACTGATATTTTACATTCAGAACAAATTTCTTCcaatatattaataatgaaaatcttctaataatattatgttttgtgAATCTGATGAATTATTTCGTTTCAACTACTTATTTCATAGCTTTTTCAAGATTTATCCTGACACGTTTCTGTTTTACTCGATAACATACATGTCAGGTGATGAGATCTATTTACAAAATCAGGGATAATAAGCATACAGGAATAGTATGcttcttctattattattataccatAATATAACGTAACGTAGATTTGTTGCAAAGTATTGGTGCTACTGAAAACCAATTAGAATACTTACACTCATTGAACAAGAAAGCCAATTGAAGAGGATATCCAATGAAGTCTTTTATAAGAATGAACAAAACAACAAGCAGTAGTTATTGaatcttgaaaaatgtaaatttttattCTCACTCTTCatggaataaattgataattccCCTGCAAGGGAATCTCTAGTCTGAATCTTTGTACAAATTTGAGTTTGCTTTGAGGAGAACGCTTGGTTGACCAAAGCCCGGATAATCGATGCTCCTCTGTATACAACTGGAGTGGACTACCCTATTTATGCGACCCCCTGGGCTCATCGCGAAATTGAATATTGTCCTTCTGAGACTGTGAGCCTCTGACCTCAGCATCTAATCCATCTTACCGAGCAAGATGCTGCTTTTCACAATCGTACTCTCCACAGAGAAATTGGAAGAGTCTCCATCCATCTCTTCTCTTTCAACTTGTTTCTCCTTTCGTAACTTGGAGCTACAATTTAATGTTTATAACTTGGGTAAAGAAAAATTGATaagatttcaattttctactttGTTATTCCTACGATCCACCCAATATTTGACTGGAGTggaatattaattatgaaaatttgactaAAATTTTAATTCCAAATActctaaatattttattaatttcttcttgCTGAGTTAAGAatgatattgtttctattaatgtattaaaaaattgatatttctccTTTCGGCGTGATTATTACTCTGCTGcatgcatatccatacttttttactataaaattaaacttgaatttaaaagaACAGTTAtagagtgaaaatgcacttacattagtagtgacgatcgtttcgacctgttgttggtcatcattaGATTGTAGGAATTTACTCTAATGTCAAGGTTATGTATTTGAGGGATGAAGGTGGGGGAATAGGTGGTGGAGGTTGGTGGATGCTTTAGTAGGGCAGTAATTTTTAACTGTGGATTATCttgtcaaagagtgtgtgggaaGAGGATCCCAACAGTCTTCTAAATGATCAGATGAATTTCTCTTCCCACACACTCTTTTACAAAATAATCCACAGTTAAAAATTACCGCCCTACTAAAACATCCACCAACCCCCACCACCACCTATTCCTTCACCTTCATCCCTTACACACATAACCTTGACATTAGAGTAAATtcctacagtctgatgatgacccacaacaggtcgaaacgatcgtagGTACtaatgtaagtgcattttcactccataagtgttttttaaattcaaggATATTTCACCAACTCTCTAACCTCAATCTCCAACTTGATTTGTGTATGATTCACCATTTCATTATGTAGCCTGAATCTTTGCTTTAAATCTATTTCTCTTATCTTTTTCAACTTTCTATAGTGTttcataaattgaataagatcaAATGAAGTCCATAAAGTCTAATCAATCGGAAACAGCTTTCTATCTTGTTGATGATAATTTTGGTATTTATGGTacgatatatattatatactcgGAAATCGATCaagaataatgataaattcatGCATTATCTGCTACATTCAAGACTTACTCTGATTCTTGAACTTTTCATTTTCAGTATTCTGAAGATCTACAACTCAGGCCTGATCTCGCTGTTGAAAGTTCGGTGGGGCGTGAAGAAGCCAGATGCATCTCCTCAAGGGGATCCCAGCGTCACCCTGGAccatcttcaaaatattttcgcCCTCTACTTCCTCACAATCATCACATCGGTTCTGATTCTGTTTCTAGAAATTATTGCTTTCAGAATGGAGAGGAGAAATGAGAGAAATGCTAAAGCCAGAAGGATCCTTAGAGTGAAGCAGCGACAACACCTTCCCAAATTCAATGAGTGATACGAACAGACACGTAACAGTTAACCCTTCATAGTGGTACTGTTCAATCAATGTCAGTTTGTATGAATAGCTGCTTGTAAGgatataatgaaatatttataaaaaatctatgattagtttatctcttttctgtatagggctacttgtaatataaatataaagaaaaataaaaatctcagtacccttcttgaaatattttatcacaacatgttttggacatTTTGTTGTCCgaataaatgtccgaaacatgttgtgataaaatatttcaaa
Coding sequences:
- the LOC120352456 gene encoding uncharacterized protein LOC120352456 — encoded protein: MYTSFSAVLVSRLAVIREDSPISDLDDLLRTNKYSLCVRKNSNSYSLFKDRDGRLKPEWIGVLNAAPCHVDATESSQVIDSLCKDNTVIMESNNIMNHHLASFTNCSIIEVSSKYSAASISILVRKDLPYAKIISKYILKIYNSGLISLLKVRWGVKKPDASPQGDPSVTLDHLQNIFALYFLTIITSVLILFLEIIAFRMERRNERNAKARRILRVKQRQHLPKFNE